The following are encoded together in the Clostridium sp. BJN0013 genome:
- the pflA gene encoding pyruvate formate-lyase-activating protein: MGKIHSIETMGLVDGPGIRVVVFFQGCRLRCAFCHNPDTWIMDEGMEIMASELIKKVLKFKVYFEKSGGGVTCSGGEPLMQPEFLLEFLKLCRKNNINTALDTSGFGKGNYEEILKYTDLVILDIKHTDKEGYKNLTGSSIEEFYNFLQAFNSSNCQLWLRHVMVPGITDSYKAMDKLIDIIRSYICLDKIDNFEILPYHTLGINKYDQLKIPYKLNNISGMDKKQGKIFENYVTEKLKIKS; encoded by the coding sequence ATGGGAAAAATTCATTCCATAGAAACTATGGGGCTTGTGGACGGTCCCGGAATAAGAGTAGTTGTGTTTTTTCAAGGGTGCAGATTAAGATGTGCCTTCTGCCATAATCCAGATACCTGGATTATGGATGAGGGTATGGAGATAATGGCCAGCGAACTTATAAAAAAAGTATTAAAATTTAAGGTATATTTTGAAAAATCCGGTGGAGGAGTTACCTGCTCTGGAGGAGAACCACTTATGCAGCCTGAATTCCTACTTGAATTTTTAAAATTATGCAGAAAAAATAATATAAATACAGCTTTAGATACTTCAGGTTTTGGAAAGGGAAACTATGAAGAAATTTTAAAATATACAGACCTTGTAATTCTCGATATAAAGCATACAGATAAAGAGGGATATAAAAATTTAACTGGTAGCTCCATAGAAGAATTTTATAACTTTTTACAGGCTTTCAATAGTTCAAATTGCCAATTGTGGTTAAGGCATGTAATGGTACCTGGAATTACAGATAGCTATAAGGCTATGGACAAATTAATAGATATAATCCGCAGTTATATATGTTTAGATAAAATAGATAATTTTGAAATTCTTCCATATCATACACTGGGGATAAATAAATATGACCAGTTAAAAATACCTTATAAATTAAATAATATCAGTGGTATGGATAAAAAACAGGGGAAAATATTTGAAAATTATGTTACAGAGAAGTTAAAAATTAAGAGTTAA
- a CDS encoding homoserine dehydrogenase: MKKVKIALMGLGNVGTGVWMILNSNKKEIMKRSGYDVEVAKILVRNKDKKRDVEVPEEIVTTDFNDILEDDSIKIVIEVMGGIEPAKEYMLKCMDKNKHIVTANKMLIATEGDELFEKAHDKGVVFNYEASVAGGIPIIKGIEESLTANKIEEFYGIVNGTTNYILSKMQLEKLDFDVALKQAQDMGYAEADPTSDIEGFDAQYKLAILSSLAFGTKVDVNNVYREGITKIESIDMKYAKKFDMVIKLLAIAKESNGKLELKVQPTMIPKEHPLANVHDSFNAIFIKGNAVGNLMFYGRGAGSLPTGSAVVSDIVAILRSNVDVANYSHIAQNDLWHREIQNISKSQSKFYIRITVIDQSGVLGEITTILGKYNVSLRSVIQKGEENSKGEVTIVLFTHKTSEADANSAVEKLIDLKSVITIDNVIRIEDFKS; the protein is encoded by the coding sequence ATGAAAAAAGTGAAAATAGCGTTAATGGGACTTGGAAATGTGGGAACCGGGGTTTGGATGATCTTAAATTCCAATAAAAAAGAGATAATGAAAAGATCCGGCTATGACGTGGAAGTGGCAAAAATTCTTGTGAGAAATAAAGATAAAAAAAGAGATGTAGAAGTTCCAGAGGAAATTGTAACTACAGATTTTAATGATATATTAGAAGATGATTCAATTAAAATTGTAATTGAAGTTATGGGTGGAATAGAACCTGCCAAAGAATACATGTTAAAGTGCATGGATAAAAATAAACATATAGTAACTGCAAATAAAATGCTTATTGCAACTGAGGGAGATGAGCTTTTTGAAAAAGCCCATGATAAAGGGGTGGTATTTAATTATGAGGCCAGTGTGGCAGGAGGTATTCCTATAATAAAGGGAATAGAAGAGAGTTTGACTGCCAATAAAATAGAAGAATTTTATGGAATAGTAAATGGCACTACAAACTATATTTTAAGTAAAATGCAGCTGGAAAAGTTGGATTTTGATGTGGCTTTAAAACAGGCCCAGGATATGGGATATGCTGAAGCTGATCCTACTTCGGATATTGAAGGATTTGATGCCCAGTATAAACTTGCAATACTTTCATCCTTAGCTTTTGGAACAAAGGTGGATGTAAATAATGTATATAGAGAAGGTATTACAAAAATTGAATCCATAGACATGAAATATGCTAAAAAATTTGATATGGTAATCAAACTGCTCGCCATTGCAAAAGAGAGTAATGGAAAACTTGAACTTAAAGTGCAGCCTACAATGATTCCGAAGGAACATCCTCTTGCAAATGTGCATGATTCTTTTAATGCCATATTTATAAAGGGAAATGCAGTGGGAAATCTGATGTTTTATGGAAGGGGAGCAGGAAGTCTTCCAACAGGCAGTGCTGTGGTAAGTGATATTGTTGCCATATTGAGAAGCAATGTAGATGTGGCAAATTACAGCCATATAGCACAGAATGACTTGTGGCACAGGGAAATACAAAATATTAGTAAAAGCCAAAGTAAATTCTATATAAGAATCACTGTAATAGATCAGTCGGGAGTGCTTGGAGAAATAACAACAATTTTAGGGAAATACAATGTAAGTCTCCGTTCTGTAATACAAAAAGGTGAAGAAAATTCCAAAGGTGAGGTAACAATAGTATTATTTACCCACAAGACCAGTGAAGCAGATGCCAATAGTGCAGTTGAGAAGCTTATAGATTTAAAATCAGTAATTACAATAGATAATGTTATAAGAATAGAAGACTTTAAAAGTTAA
- a CDS encoding ATP-binding protein, producing MEVYNGNNEKVILEFSIENTGMGIKEEVKNQIFKKFICHQPPHSKYHSTTGLGLLISKELVKIINRNIWFESKENEGSTFNFMAEFLLDLNKTISEGNINLENTNWSEAADKIIICHDYR from the coding sequence ATGGAAGTTTATAATGGAAACAATGAAAAAGTAATTTTAGAATTTTCCATAGAAAATACAGGTATGGGCATTAAAGAGGAAGTTAAAAATCAAATTTTCAAAAAATTTATTTGCCATCAGCCACCTCACAGTAAATATCATTCTACTACAGGCCTTGGACTTTTAATATCAAAAGAACTGGTAAAAATTATAAATAGAAATATATGGTTTGAAAGTAAAGAAAATGAGGGAAGTACATTTAATTTTATGGCAGAATTCTTACTGGATCTCAATAAAACTATAAGTGAAGGTAATATTAATTTAGAAAATACAAACTGGTCAGAAGCGGCAGATAAGATCATTATCTGTCATGATTACAGATAA
- a CDS encoding type II secretion system protein, translating to MEVIKKKRGFTLIELMIVLAIVAILAVVLVPKSQIFKNNSKNAGVTTNVNTVRAYLETKASNVGGNTTYLNKAELLNEFKGAFVTGNTSNQLFNPFTNKNGTGNAYEVIDKTNTSLTDNSNEKTVKSHAGLSNPSAVKKGEVIVVVYKNGYGVVGADSGGSATQAFIVQ from the coding sequence ATGGAAGTGATAAAAAAGAAGAGGGGTTTTACACTGATTGAGCTTATGATAGTTCTTGCTATTGTAGCTATACTGGCTGTGGTTTTAGTACCTAAATCCCAGATATTTAAAAATAATTCTAAAAATGCAGGGGTTACAACTAATGTCAATACTGTAAGGGCATATCTGGAAACTAAGGCTAGTAACGTAGGAGGCAATACTACCTATTTAAATAAGGCAGAGTTATTAAACGAATTTAAAGGAGCTTTTGTCACAGGCAATACATCAAATCAGTTATTCAATCCATTTACTAATAAGAATGGTACAGGGAATGCATATGAAGTTATTGATAAGACAAATACTAGTCTTACCGATAATAGTAATGAAAAAACTGTAAAAAGTCATGCAGGACTATCCAATCCTAGCGCTGTCAAAAAAGGAGAAGTTATAGTGGTGGTATATAAAAATGGGTACGGCGTAGTAGGAGCTGATAGTGGCGGAAGTGCCACCCAGGCATTTATAGTTCAATAA
- a CDS encoding A24 family peptidase, whose product MDIYYGIVVLIFGAIVGSFLNVCICRIPKGESIAYPPSHCMNCNKKIKVYDLIPIISYVVLRGRCRYCGKKISFRYPVLEFITAIFYLCVYIKFGISIEFVKYIVFISIMIVIGMIDSDTKDVYFKTTGTGIAAGIVFLGIYFYRGMPIKTYIYGGILAGVFLSLIILITKGGMGWGDVEISVVCGLFLGFKYTIVMLFMAFIIGAAAGVILILLRKKSRKDYIPFGPFMVIASAITIFLGEGIIKWYLFSCL is encoded by the coding sequence ATGGATATTTATTATGGTATTGTTGTTTTAATTTTTGGGGCTATAGTGGGAAGCTTTTTAAATGTTTGTATATGTAGAATACCTAAAGGTGAGTCCATTGCATATCCACCTTCACATTGTATGAATTGTAATAAAAAAATTAAGGTGTATGACCTAATTCCTATAATAAGTTATGTAGTTTTAAGGGGAAGATGTAGATATTGTGGTAAAAAAATATCTTTCAGATATCCTGTCTTGGAATTTATAACAGCAATATTTTATCTATGTGTTTATATTAAATTTGGTATAAGTATAGAATTTGTAAAATACATAGTATTTATAAGTATTATGATCGTGATAGGAATGATAGATTCTGATACTAAAGATGTTTATTTTAAAACTACAGGAACAGGTATAGCTGCTGGCATAGTATTTTTAGGAATATATTTTTATAGGGGAATGCCTATAAAAACCTACATTTATGGAGGAATATTGGCAGGAGTTTTTTTATCTTTAATTATCCTTATAACTAAAGGTGGCATGGGTTGGGGAGATGTGGAAATTTCAGTGGTATGTGGCCTATTTTTGGGGTTTAAATATACAATAGTTATGTTGTTTATGGCTTTTATTATAGGGGCGGCTGCAGGAGTAATTCTCATCTTGCTGAGAAAGAAGTCTAGAAAGGATTATATTCCCTTTGGACCATTTATGGTTATAGCTTCTGCAATTACAATATTTCTTGGAGAAGGTATTATAAAATGGTACTTATTTAGTTGCTTATAA
- a CDS encoding ABC transporter ATP-binding protein encodes MNKISVKNIEQFYKHPNNKKINIKVLEDINLDIEEGQFVCIVGPSGCGKSILLNIIGGLVNPTKGNVLVDSNEVKGPGSDRGMVFQGYALLPWRTVLQNVELGLEINKVPKKKRKELAKKFIHLVGLSKYEKYYPGQLSGGMRQRVAIARGLAYDPKVLLMDEPFSALDAQTREILQQELLGIWEKTKKTIIFVTHSVDEAIYLSNEIIIMGSNPGRIVKTLNVNLPYPRSHDDSEFQRLRKEIWSEISDQVNTGSDAKNNQRCDNYEIA; translated from the coding sequence TTGAATAAAATATCGGTAAAAAATATTGAACAATTTTATAAACACCCTAATAATAAAAAAATTAATATTAAAGTATTGGAAGATATAAATCTTGATATCGAAGAAGGGCAATTTGTATGTATAGTTGGACCCAGTGGATGCGGGAAGTCCATATTACTTAATATTATAGGGGGATTAGTGAATCCTACTAAAGGAAATGTTTTAGTTGATTCAAATGAAGTAAAGGGGCCCGGAAGTGACAGAGGTATGGTATTTCAAGGATATGCACTTCTTCCATGGAGAACTGTATTGCAAAATGTAGAACTTGGCCTTGAAATAAATAAAGTACCTAAAAAAAAGAGAAAAGAGTTGGCAAAAAAGTTTATACATTTAGTAGGACTTTCTAAATATGAAAAATATTATCCTGGTCAATTATCAGGAGGTATGAGACAAAGAGTGGCTATAGCAAGAGGCCTTGCCTATGATCCCAAGGTACTTTTAATGGACGAACCATTTTCAGCATTAGATGCACAAACCAGAGAAATTTTACAGCAGGAGTTACTAGGCATATGGGAAAAGACTAAAAAAACCATTATCTTTGTAACCCATAGTGTGGATGAGGCTATATATTTATCTAATGAAATTATTATAATGGGATCAAATCCCGGTAGAATAGTAAAAACACTAAATGTTAATCTTCCTTATCCACGAAGCCATGATGATAGTGAATTTCAAAGATTACGAAAAGAAATATGGTCTGAAATTAGCGACCAGGTGAATACAGGTTCTGACGCTAAAAATAATCAGAGATGTGATAATTATGAAATTGCCTAA
- the pflB gene encoding formate C-acetyltransferase has translation MKKEWENFNYGNWTENIDVRNFIQKNYTSYTGDESFLTSPTEKTKKVWKKSEELILEEIKKGGVLDVDTHTVSGIDNFRPGYIDRENEVIVGLQTDAPLKRIVNPFGGIKMAKDALTDYGYKIDENMDNIFTKYRKTHNEGVFDAYTEEIRAARHVGLITGLPDAYGRGRIIGDFRRVALYGIDYLIEEKKKDLKTLKSPNMLEDILRQREEVAEQIKALNEIKNMAESYGIDISNPAKNTKEAVQFTYFGYLAGIKENNGAAMSLGRVSTFLDIYIERDLKKGIITEQEAQELIDQFVIKLRLERHLRTPDYNELFAGDPNWVTECIGGMSIDGRTLVTKNSYRFLNTLTNLGPAPEPNITILWSQNLPEPFKKYCSRMSIETDALQYENDDIMRPVYGDDYAIACCVSAMAVGKEMQFFGARCNIAKSLLYAINSGSDEKTFEKIVPHIEKMEDKVLNYEKVKKNYFKVLEYVAKLYVNALNTIHYMHDKYAYEAGLMALHDTKVHRFLACGIAGLSVATDSLSAIKYAKVKPIRNEQGITVDFKIEGDFPKYGNDDDRVDDIAVEIVNKFIKELRKTETYRNAEHTLSVLTITSNVMYGKKTGATPDGRKSGEPFAPGANPMHGRDREGALASLNSVAKIPYRSVCQDGISNTFSIVPDALGKDLNTRTNNLVSILDGYFSKGAHHLNVNVMHRETLLDAVENPEKYPTLTIRVSGYAVHFIKLTRQQQEEVIKRTFHQRV, from the coding sequence ATGAAAAAAGAATGGGAAAATTTTAATTATGGAAATTGGACAGAAAATATTGACGTAAGAAATTTTATACAAAAAAACTACACTTCTTATACGGGAGATGAAAGTTTTTTAACCTCCCCTACAGAAAAAACTAAAAAAGTATGGAAAAAATCTGAAGAACTTATTTTAGAAGAAATTAAAAAAGGTGGAGTTTTAGATGTAGATACACATACTGTATCTGGAATCGATAATTTTAGACCTGGCTATATAGACAGAGAAAATGAAGTTATTGTAGGACTGCAGACAGATGCACCACTTAAAAGAATAGTGAACCCTTTTGGTGGAATAAAAATGGCCAAAGATGCCCTTACTGATTATGGATACAAAATTGATGAGAATATGGACAACATATTTACAAAATACAGAAAAACCCACAATGAAGGTGTATTTGATGCATATACAGAAGAAATAAGAGCTGCAAGGCATGTAGGTCTTATAACAGGACTTCCAGACGCCTATGGAAGAGGAAGAATAATTGGTGACTTTAGAAGGGTGGCACTTTATGGAATAGATTATTTAATTGAAGAGAAGAAAAAAGATTTAAAAACCCTTAAAAGTCCTAATATGCTGGAGGATATACTAAGACAGAGAGAAGAAGTGGCGGAACAGATAAAAGCTCTCAATGAAATTAAAAATATGGCAGAAAGTTATGGAATAGATATTTCAAATCCGGCTAAAAATACAAAAGAAGCTGTACAATTTACTTATTTTGGTTACCTTGCAGGTATAAAAGAAAATAACGGTGCAGCAATGTCTCTTGGAAGAGTTTCCACATTTTTGGATATCTATATTGAAAGAGATCTTAAGAAAGGTATTATAACTGAACAGGAGGCCCAGGAACTTATAGATCAATTTGTAATAAAACTCAGGCTGGAAAGACATTTAAGGACTCCAGACTATAATGAACTATTTGCAGGAGATCCTAACTGGGTAACTGAATGCATAGGTGGTATGTCCATAGATGGAAGAACACTGGTTACTAAAAACTCCTATAGATTCTTAAATACCCTTACAAACTTAGGACCTGCCCCTGAACCAAATATAACAATACTATGGTCTCAAAACTTGCCGGAACCCTTTAAAAAATACTGCAGTAGAATGTCTATTGAAACAGATGCACTGCAATATGAAAATGATGACATTATGAGACCTGTATATGGAGATGACTATGCCATAGCTTGTTGTGTATCTGCCATGGCTGTAGGAAAAGAAATGCAATTTTTCGGTGCCAGATGCAATATTGCAAAATCCCTTTTATATGCTATTAACAGTGGCTCGGACGAAAAAACCTTTGAAAAAATAGTACCGCATATAGAAAAAATGGAAGATAAAGTTCTCAATTATGAAAAAGTTAAGAAAAATTATTTCAAAGTGCTTGAATATGTAGCAAAATTATATGTAAATGCCCTTAACACAATTCACTATATGCACGATAAATATGCCTATGAAGCAGGACTTATGGCCCTTCACGATACTAAGGTCCACAGATTCCTAGCTTGCGGCATAGCAGGTCTTTCAGTGGCGACAGATTCACTAAGTGCTATAAAATATGCAAAAGTTAAACCAATTAGAAATGAACAGGGTATAACAGTGGATTTTAAAATAGAAGGAGATTTTCCAAAGTACGGTAATGATGACGACAGAGTAGATGATATAGCTGTTGAAATTGTAAATAAATTTATAAAGGAACTTAGAAAAACTGAAACTTATAGAAATGCAGAGCATACTCTTTCCGTACTTACCATAACTTCAAATGTAATGTATGGCAAAAAAACCGGGGCTACACCAGATGGAAGAAAGTCAGGAGAACCTTTTGCACCAGGTGCTAACCCAATGCATGGAAGAGATAGGGAAGGTGCTCTGGCATCTTTAAATTCAGTAGCTAAAATACCTTACCGCTCCGTATGTCAAGATGGCATTTCAAATACCTTTTCCATTGTACCGGATGCCCTTGGAAAAGATTTAAATACAAGAACAAATAACCTGGTTTCCATTTTAGACGGGTATTTCTCAAAAGGAGCACACCATTTAAATGTAAATGTAATGCATCGTGAAACTCTGTTAGATGCTGTGGAAAATCCTGAAAAATATCCAACTTTGACTATACGTGTTTCAGGATATGCAGTTCATTTTATAAAACTTACAAGGCAGCAGCAGGAAGAAGTAATCAAAAGAACCTTCCACCAAAGAGTTTAA
- a CDS encoding ABC transporter substrate-binding protein — protein MKNLLILVLTAILSLGTVGCSKSNNTNSKNTSNSKEIIIKYPNTQWYDAVYIADSKGYFKEQGIKIKYVGEIPAAQIVPSVASGSIDFGLRHTPLVAMANAQGSNLKIVAAGTQSLANYPHMRYIVRKDSGINSIKDIAGKKVAINSFGACSEFVTREFLRKENIDPNNVNFVVLPDSQQEQAVEQHLVDIAIVHAPYTKKALKNPNLKELVNDYALEDGISGMCPYFTNEGFIKKNPQAVKGFVTAVAKAADWSKNHESEGKQIIANKLGIKVDDVEAWNYYEHQIIPQKSVKWWVDYLEKNGKLKSDKVKVNDLYTNEFNPYSKSQ, from the coding sequence ATGAAAAATTTATTAATTTTAGTCTTAACGGCAATATTATCTTTAGGGACAGTTGGATGTTCTAAGTCAAATAACACTAACAGCAAAAATACATCAAATTCAAAAGAAATCATAATAAAATATCCCAATACTCAATGGTATGATGCAGTGTATATTGCTGATTCAAAGGGATATTTTAAAGAACAGGGAATAAAAATTAAATATGTGGGAGAAATACCAGCAGCTCAAATTGTTCCATCAGTTGCATCAGGAAGTATTGACTTTGGATTAAGACATACTCCTTTAGTTGCAATGGCTAATGCTCAAGGTTCAAATCTTAAAATAGTTGCAGCAGGAACTCAATCATTAGCTAATTATCCTCATATGAGATATATAGTTAGAAAAGATAGTGGCATAAATAGTATTAAAGATATTGCTGGCAAAAAAGTTGCAATAAACTCATTTGGAGCATGTTCAGAATTTGTTACAAGAGAATTTTTAAGAAAGGAAAATATTGATCCTAATAATGTAAACTTCGTTGTGTTACCGGATTCTCAACAAGAACAAGCTGTAGAGCAACATTTAGTAGATATTGCAATTGTACATGCTCCATATACTAAAAAAGCTCTTAAAAATCCGAATTTAAAAGAATTAGTTAATGATTATGCTTTAGAGGATGGTATAAGTGGTATGTGTCCATATTTTACAAACGAAGGTTTTATTAAAAAGAACCCCCAGGCAGTAAAAGGATTCGTAACTGCAGTAGCTAAAGCAGCAGATTGGTCCAAAAATCATGAAAGTGAAGGGAAACAAATTATAGCTAATAAATTGGGAATTAAGGTGGATGATGTTGAAGCATGGAATTATTATGAACACCAAATCATTCCACAAAAGTCAGTAAAATGGTGGGTGGATTATTTAGAGAAAAATGGCAAATTAAAATCAGATAAAGTTAAGGTTAACGACTTATATACAAATGAATTTAATCCCTACAGTAAATCCCAATAA
- a CDS encoding ABC transporter permease: MKLPKLIISKIYSFIFSNLLIILFLILWQILPEIGVLKKTYTSTPTSVMNSILLLAETGKLKVHLLISLKRIMSGLILAIVFAVPLGLFIGRCKIIESLLDSFLQLFRQISALALFPVFILFFGIGEVSKVAIIFWASLWPILINTISGVKGVNPLYTKSVLTMGAGRLMVFIKVVLPGSIPSILTGIKLASAYAVMVLVAAEMIGAQSGLGFLVNNSQETFNTSQMYGAIVLLSILGIVLNFILSFLESKLIFWKEFDS, from the coding sequence ATGAAATTGCCTAAATTAATTATTTCAAAAATTTATTCTTTTATTTTTTCAAATCTACTAATAATACTATTCTTGATCTTATGGCAGATTTTACCTGAAATTGGAGTACTGAAAAAAACCTATACAAGTACTCCAACCTCAGTAATGAACTCCATTTTGTTATTAGCAGAAACTGGAAAACTTAAGGTACACTTATTAATAAGTCTAAAAAGAATTATGAGTGGATTGATTCTGGCCATTGTATTTGCAGTCCCCCTTGGTTTGTTTATTGGCAGATGTAAAATTATAGAATCTCTACTGGATTCTTTTTTGCAACTCTTCAGGCAAATATCCGCATTAGCACTTTTCCCTGTTTTCATCTTATTTTTTGGCATTGGTGAAGTATCCAAAGTAGCAATTATATTTTGGGCCAGCCTATGGCCAATATTAATAAATACTATTAGTGGAGTAAAAGGTGTTAACCCACTGTATACAAAATCTGTGCTGACTATGGGCGCTGGAAGGCTTATGGTTTTTATAAAGGTTGTATTGCCTGGTTCAATTCCTTCTATTTTAACAGGCATTAAACTTGCAAGTGCCTACGCCGTTATGGTTCTAGTGGCAGCCGAAATGATAGGAGCTCAATCAGGACTAGGTTTCTTAGTTAATAATTCTCAAGAAACATTTAATACCTCTCAGATGTACGGTGCAATAGTATTACTATCTATACTAGGAATTGTATTAAATTTTATTTTATCCTTTCTGGAATCTAAATTAATTTTTTGGAAAGAGTTTGATTCATAG
- a CDS encoding epoxyqueuosine reductase: MVKFSDKSYELKFDITNRAKELGMNIIGFSPVERWEKYKETAPEYYPQNIWPEVNTVIVFEIQIYLPMLETTPSVVYSELYNTSNRILDDTAYKISNYLNTLGYNAFYFPRDCYGDISVLVKKPEAAFSQVLAGKYVGLGTIGYNHTLITKEFGPRVRLVSVLTSAVIPPDPVISKDLCIKCEMCKKCCPTSSLKTTENLIADMDKKKCAEYHAKLKSAYCYPCGVCIKVCPIGKDRKIYGNNAKKYLAEKEALSIDENNPEYAGWIHCRNHGSKKLGK, translated from the coding sequence ATGGTAAAATTCTCAGATAAAAGTTATGAACTAAAATTTGACATTACAAACAGGGCAAAGGAATTAGGTATGAATATTATTGGATTCTCCCCTGTAGAAAGGTGGGAAAAATATAAAGAAACTGCTCCAGAATATTATCCCCAAAATATATGGCCGGAAGTAAACACGGTTATTGTATTTGAAATTCAAATATATTTACCAATGCTTGAAACAACCCCCTCAGTTGTTTATTCAGAATTATATAATACATCAAATAGAATTTTGGATGATACTGCCTATAAAATTTCTAATTATTTAAATACACTAGGATATAATGCATTTTACTTTCCTAGAGATTGTTATGGAGATATTTCTGTTCTTGTTAAAAAACCGGAAGCAGCTTTTTCGCAGGTATTAGCCGGTAAATATGTTGGACTTGGTACTATTGGATATAATCATACCTTGATAACAAAAGAATTTGGGCCAAGAGTAAGATTGGTTTCTGTTTTAACTAGTGCTGTGATTCCACCTGACCCAGTCATTAGCAAAGATCTTTGTATCAAATGCGAAATGTGTAAAAAATGCTGCCCTACCTCTTCCTTAAAAACTACAGAAAATCTTATTGCTGATATGGATAAAAAAAAGTGTGCAGAATATCATGCTAAACTTAAAAGTGCATACTGTTATCCCTGTGGAGTATGCATAAAAGTTTGTCCAATTGGTAAGGATAGAAAAATATACGGAAATAATGCAAAAAAATATTTAGCTGAAAAAGAAGCCTTAAGTATAGATGAAAATAATCCTGAATATGCAGGATGGATTCACTGCAGAAATCATGGTTCTAAAAAATTGGGAAAGTAA